In one window of Fictibacillus phosphorivorans DNA:
- the purD gene encoding phosphoribosylamine--glycine ligase — translation MNVLVIGKGGREHALVWKFANSPSVTQVFAAPGNPGMAQQATCVSIKETNIDELVTFAKTNEIGLTFVGPEVPLLEGIVDRFTEEGLVNFGPSKAAAEIEGSKSFAKNLMKKYDIPTAASETFTNHDEALAYVREKGAPIVLKADGLAAGKGVIVAMTLEEAEEGLHELMVDKRFGSASETVVVEEFLEGEEFSLMSFVHDEIVLPMEIAQDHKRAYDGDKGPNTGGMGAYSPVPQISDADIQKAIKEIVQPTVSAMKQEGTLFTGILYAGLILTKNGPKVIEFNARFGDPETQVILPRLENDLADLLLSLLNGKKPELQWSEESVLGVVLASDGYPVSSSEAQVITGLEDIEGGSNVFHAGTKREDESLLTDGGRVLLVASKGRSLSEAQENVYKEMKKITCEGSFYRKDIGFRAISHVSS, via the coding sequence ATGAACGTTCTTGTAATCGGCAAAGGTGGACGTGAACATGCGCTCGTTTGGAAATTTGCCAACAGCCCGAGCGTCACTCAAGTGTTTGCTGCACCAGGAAACCCAGGCATGGCACAACAAGCAACATGCGTTTCCATCAAAGAAACGAACATCGACGAGCTTGTCACTTTTGCAAAAACAAACGAAATCGGATTAACATTCGTTGGCCCTGAAGTGCCTCTATTAGAAGGCATCGTAGATCGTTTCACAGAAGAAGGCCTTGTTAACTTCGGTCCGTCTAAAGCGGCAGCAGAGATCGAAGGCTCAAAATCGTTCGCGAAGAATCTCATGAAGAAATACGACATTCCAACGGCAGCTTCTGAAACATTTACGAATCATGATGAAGCTCTAGCTTACGTTCGAGAAAAAGGCGCACCGATCGTGCTAAAAGCGGACGGACTTGCGGCAGGCAAAGGTGTCATTGTGGCAATGACCTTAGAAGAAGCGGAAGAAGGGCTGCACGAGTTGATGGTGGACAAACGCTTTGGTTCTGCGAGTGAAACGGTAGTTGTTGAAGAATTCTTGGAAGGTGAGGAATTTTCGTTAATGTCTTTTGTGCATGACGAGATTGTCCTTCCGATGGAAATTGCTCAAGACCATAAACGTGCGTATGACGGAGATAAAGGTCCGAACACAGGTGGGATGGGGGCATACTCACCAGTTCCTCAAATTTCTGACGCCGACATCCAAAAAGCGATAAAAGAGATCGTTCAGCCAACTGTTTCTGCGATGAAACAAGAAGGCACTCTTTTTACAGGAATTCTTTATGCGGGCTTAATCTTAACGAAGAATGGTCCGAAAGTGATCGAGTTTAACGCACGCTTCGGTGACCCGGAAACACAAGTGATTCTGCCTCGACTAGAAAACGATCTGGCTGATCTGCTTTTATCCCTTTTAAACGGCAAAAAGCCGGAACTTCAATGGTCAGAAGAATCCGTACTTGGTGTTGTTCTTGCATCTGATGGTTACCCTGTTTCTTCTTCAGAAGCTCAAGTGATCACGGGGCTTGAAGACATTGAAGGTGGTTCTAACGTGTTTCACGCGGGTACGAAAAGAGAAGATGAATCTCTTTTAACAGATGGTGGCCGAGTGTTATTGGTAGCCTCTAAAGGACGTTCACTAAGTGAAGCTCAGGAAAACGTATATAAAGAAATGAAGAAAATCACGTGCGAAGGCTCATTCTATCGTAAAGATATCGGGTTTCGAGCTATTTCGCACGTCTCTTCTTAA
- the purN gene encoding phosphoribosylglycinamide formyltransferase codes for MRKIAVFASGSGSNFQAIVDAVEAGELQADIELLVCDKPGAKVIDRARHFGIPTYSFLPKTFASKADFEKEIVSELQSYGVEFIVLAGYMRLVGEVLLKAYEGCIINIHPSYLPAFPGKDAVGQALKANVAETGVTVHYVDSGMDTGPIIEQVRIPVLPGDTEQTLQQRIQKAEHQLYPAIINKLLQKDTVGGILH; via the coding sequence ATGAGAAAAATAGCTGTATTTGCTTCTGGAAGCGGAAGTAACTTTCAAGCCATCGTAGACGCGGTTGAAGCAGGTGAGCTTCAGGCGGATATCGAGCTTTTAGTATGTGATAAACCGGGGGCGAAAGTAATCGATCGTGCGCGCCACTTCGGAATTCCAACGTATTCGTTCTTGCCAAAAACATTTGCATCAAAAGCTGATTTTGAAAAAGAAATCGTTTCTGAACTTCAATCCTATGGAGTAGAATTTATCGTTCTCGCAGGATACATGAGGCTGGTTGGTGAGGTATTATTAAAAGCGTATGAAGGCTGTATCATCAATATCCACCCGTCGTATCTGCCAGCCTTTCCTGGTAAGGATGCGGTCGGACAAGCTCTGAAAGCGAACGTTGCCGAAACAGGTGTAACGGTTCATTATGTAGACAGTGGCATGGATACAGGTCCGATCATCGAACAAGTTCGCATCCCCGTATTGCCTGGCGATACAGAGCAAACCTTACAGCAGCGCATCCAAAAAGCAGAACACCAATTATACCCAGCCATCATCAACAAACTATTACAAAAAGACACCGTAGGAGGCATCTTACATTGA
- a CDS encoding EYxxD motif small membrane protein: MSYEYLMDTAFLYILLIGGIIAISFVFIKKRRAK, translated from the coding sequence ATGAGTTACGAATACTTAATGGATACTGCTTTTCTTTACATCTTGCTTATCGGCGGAATCATCGCCATCTCGTTTGTATTTATTAAGAAGAGACGTGCGAAATAG
- the purF gene encoding amidophosphoribosyltransferase yields MLADIKGLNEECGVFGIWGHPDAAQLTYYGLHSLQHRGQEGAGIVVTDGERLRIHKGSGLVNDVFSKGELEGLIGHGAIGHVRYSTAGGNELANVQPLLFRSQTSSLALAHNGNLVNANALKHQLESQGSIFQTTSDTEVLAHLIKRSGYFTLKEKVQNALTMLKGAYAFLVMTENEMMVALDPNGLRPLSLGMLGDAYVVASETCAFDVVGATYVRDVQPGELLIINEDGLTVDTFSTSVQRSMCSMEYIYFSRPDSNIEGINVHAARKSLGKKMYEEAPIEADVVTGVPDSSISAAIGYAEASGIPYEIGLIKNRYVGRTFIQPSQELRELGVKMKLSPVRGIVEGKRVVMVDDSIVRGTTSRRIVKMLRAAGATEVHVRITAPPIAHPCYYGIDTSERAELIASKHSVDEIREIIGADSLSFISVEGLMEGIGRSNAEPNCGQCLACFTGRYPTEIYPDTVLPYEKELV; encoded by the coding sequence ATGCTTGCTGACATCAAAGGCTTAAACGAAGAGTGTGGTGTGTTTGGGATCTGGGGTCACCCTGATGCTGCGCAACTAACATATTACGGGCTGCACAGCCTGCAGCACCGCGGACAAGAAGGAGCAGGAATCGTTGTAACAGACGGAGAGCGTTTACGCATTCATAAAGGTAGCGGTCTCGTAAACGACGTGTTCAGCAAAGGGGAGCTCGAAGGATTGATCGGACATGGTGCAATCGGCCATGTTCGGTATTCCACAGCAGGAGGCAATGAGCTTGCGAACGTTCAGCCACTCTTGTTCCGTTCACAAACAAGCTCACTTGCTCTTGCTCATAACGGGAATCTCGTAAATGCCAACGCGTTAAAACATCAGTTGGAATCGCAAGGAAGCATCTTTCAAACCACTTCAGATACAGAAGTGCTTGCTCATCTGATCAAGCGCAGCGGTTATTTTACTCTAAAAGAAAAAGTACAGAACGCTTTAACGATGCTAAAAGGTGCGTATGCGTTCTTAGTCATGACAGAGAACGAGATGATGGTAGCGCTCGATCCGAACGGCTTACGCCCATTGTCACTTGGTATGCTTGGTGATGCGTATGTTGTCGCATCTGAAACGTGTGCGTTCGATGTGGTTGGGGCAACGTATGTGCGTGACGTGCAGCCGGGAGAACTTTTGATCATTAATGAAGACGGATTAACGGTCGATACGTTCTCGACTTCTGTTCAGCGCTCTATGTGCTCGATGGAATATATTTATTTTTCACGACCAGACAGCAACATCGAAGGAATCAACGTTCATGCGGCTCGTAAAAGCCTTGGGAAAAAGATGTATGAAGAAGCTCCAATTGAAGCGGATGTCGTAACAGGTGTGCCTGATTCTAGTATTTCAGCTGCGATCGGTTATGCAGAAGCATCAGGTATTCCGTATGAGATCGGTCTTATAAAAAATCGTTATGTCGGTCGTACGTTCATCCAGCCTTCTCAAGAGCTTCGTGAACTAGGTGTGAAGATGAAGCTTTCACCGGTTCGAGGAATCGTAGAAGGAAAACGAGTCGTGATGGTCGATGACTCAATCGTACGTGGAACAACGAGCCGCCGAATCGTGAAGATGCTGCGTGCTGCGGGCGCTACAGAAGTTCACGTGCGCATTACAGCGCCACCTATCGCACATCCATGCTATTACGGCATCGATACGTCAGAACGTGCGGAACTGATCGCATCTAAGCATTCGGTAGATGAGATTCGTGAGATTATTGGTGCTGATTCCTTATCGTTTATTTCCGTAGAAGGATTAATGGAAGGCATCGGACGTTCGAATGCCGAGCCAAACTGCGGACAATGTTTAGCTTGTTTTACAGGACGATATCCAACAGAAATTTATCCAGATACTGTTTTACCATATGAAAAAGAGCTTGTTTAA
- the purM gene encoding phosphoribosylformylglycinamidine cyclo-ligase, whose product MAEAYKQAGVNIEAGYEAVDRIKKHAQRTKRPEVLAGLGGFGAMFDLSGFSHKEPVLISGTDGVGTKLMLAFMAGKHDTIGVDAVAMCVNDIVAQGAEPLYFLDYIACGTLHPEKIEQIVSGIADGCEQAGCALIGGETAEMPGMYDSEEYDLAGFTVGIAEKSKLINGAAISENDVLIGLASNGLHSNGFSLVRKVLLENAGLDLNQHIDSLSKTLGEELLTPTRIYVKPLLEVFNQFDVNGVAHITGGGFIENIPRMLPEGLAAEVDYGSWPVPAIFDLIEEKGNLTRKEMFTTFNMGIGMVLSVSEENMLPIIRLLEETGEKPYIIGRVKQGEGVIFGGGNIE is encoded by the coding sequence ATGGCAGAAGCATATAAGCAAGCAGGCGTGAACATCGAAGCAGGATATGAAGCGGTCGATCGCATCAAGAAACATGCACAGAGAACGAAGCGTCCGGAAGTATTAGCAGGACTTGGTGGATTTGGTGCGATGTTCGATCTATCAGGATTCTCACATAAAGAGCCTGTGCTGATTTCCGGAACAGACGGAGTAGGCACGAAACTGATGCTTGCGTTCATGGCGGGTAAGCATGATACGATCGGTGTAGATGCGGTTGCGATGTGTGTGAACGATATCGTAGCACAAGGCGCTGAGCCGCTTTATTTCCTGGACTATATTGCTTGCGGCACGCTTCACCCTGAAAAGATTGAACAAATTGTTAGTGGGATCGCGGATGGCTGTGAACAAGCGGGATGTGCGCTCATAGGCGGAGAAACAGCTGAGATGCCTGGCATGTATGACAGTGAAGAGTATGACCTTGCTGGTTTTACGGTCGGAATTGCAGAGAAATCGAAGCTGATCAACGGTGCTGCTATCTCCGAGAACGATGTATTAATCGGCCTTGCTTCAAATGGCCTTCACTCCAACGGCTTTTCGCTCGTTCGTAAAGTTTTATTAGAAAACGCAGGTCTTGATCTGAACCAACATATTGATAGTTTATCTAAAACATTAGGTGAAGAGCTGTTAACACCGACTCGCATCTATGTAAAACCGTTGCTTGAAGTGTTCAATCAGTTTGATGTGAACGGTGTTGCTCATATTACAGGCGGCGGATTCATTGAAAACATCCCACGCATGCTGCCAGAAGGTCTGGCGGCAGAAGTAGATTATGGTTCATGGCCGGTACCTGCAATCTTTGATCTAATCGAAGAAAAAGGAAACCTGACACGGAAAGAGATGTTCACAACGTTTAACATGGGGATTGGAATGGTGCTCTCGGTTTCAGAAGAAAATATGCTCCCGATCATCCGCCTTTTAGAAGAAACAGGCGAGAAGCCTTACATCATCGGTCGCGTGAAGCAAGGTGAAGGCGTGATCTTTGGCGGAGGAAACATCGAATGA
- the purH gene encoding bifunctional phosphoribosylaminoimidazolecarboxamide formyltransferase/IMP cyclohydrolase: MTIKRALISVSNKEGLLHFAEKLAHHGVEIISTGGTKKALQDAGIPVIGISEVTGFPEIMDGRVKTLHPKIHGGLLAVRDNETHQTAMQENEISPIDLVVVNLYPFKETIAKEGTTFADAIENIDIGGPSMLRSAAKNHTYVTVVVDPADYETVADELDGVGAVSEETRRRLAAKTFRHTAAYDALIAEYLTAAVEEEHPESYTVTYEKKQDLRYGENPHQKAAFYSTPLKNTLSLTDAEQLHGKELSYNNINDADAALSIVKEFVDPAVVAVKHMNPCGVGTGTTILEAYTRAFEADPVSIFGGIIAANTEIDEETAQKLSEIFLEIIIAPSFTQKALEILTKKKNIRLLKLDFSAGKGIAKKITTVSGGMLVQEEDVFGLDDANVTIPTKRQPTEQEWKDLKLAWKVVKHVKSNAIVLAKDEMTVGVGAGQMNRVGAAKIAIEQAGERAKGSALGSDAFFPMDDTVEAAARAGVTAIIQPGGSIKDEDSIKKADEHGITMVFTGVRHFKH; this comes from the coding sequence TTGACGATCAAACGTGCACTCATAAGCGTATCAAATAAAGAAGGATTACTTCATTTTGCAGAAAAACTAGCTCATCACGGCGTAGAGATCATCTCTACAGGCGGAACAAAAAAAGCTTTGCAAGACGCAGGAATTCCTGTAATCGGTATCTCTGAAGTGACTGGTTTTCCTGAAATCATGGATGGACGTGTTAAAACGCTGCATCCAAAAATTCATGGCGGTTTACTCGCAGTCCGTGATAATGAGACACATCAAACAGCGATGCAAGAAAATGAAATCTCGCCGATCGATCTAGTTGTCGTAAACCTTTATCCGTTCAAAGAGACGATCGCAAAAGAAGGTACAACATTCGCTGACGCGATCGAGAACATCGACATCGGCGGACCGAGTATGCTTCGTTCAGCTGCAAAAAATCACACCTACGTAACGGTCGTTGTCGATCCGGCAGACTATGAGACAGTAGCGGATGAGCTTGATGGTGTAGGAGCTGTAAGTGAAGAGACGCGCCGAAGACTTGCTGCGAAGACGTTCCGTCATACAGCGGCTTATGATGCGTTGATTGCAGAATATTTAACAGCAGCTGTAGAAGAGGAACACCCGGAATCCTACACGGTAACATATGAAAAGAAACAGGACCTTCGATATGGTGAGAACCCTCATCAAAAAGCCGCGTTTTATTCGACGCCACTGAAGAACACGCTCTCATTAACAGACGCTGAACAGCTTCACGGAAAAGAGCTTTCGTACAACAACATCAATGACGCAGATGCGGCACTTTCAATTGTAAAAGAGTTCGTTGATCCAGCAGTAGTTGCGGTTAAGCACATGAATCCATGTGGCGTTGGAACAGGCACAACGATTCTTGAAGCATACACCCGTGCGTTTGAAGCTGACCCTGTATCGATCTTCGGCGGCATTATCGCTGCTAACACAGAAATTGATGAAGAAACGGCTCAAAAGTTGAGTGAGATTTTCCTTGAAATCATCATCGCTCCATCTTTTACACAGAAAGCCTTAGAGATCCTAACGAAAAAGAAAAACATACGTTTATTAAAATTAGATTTCTCAGCAGGTAAAGGGATCGCAAAAAAAATCACGACCGTTTCTGGTGGAATGTTAGTTCAAGAGGAAGACGTTTTCGGGTTAGATGATGCGAACGTGACGATTCCTACAAAACGCCAGCCGACTGAGCAAGAGTGGAAAGATTTGAAGCTTGCTTGGAAAGTGGTAAAACACGTGAAATCAAATGCAATCGTCTTAGCGAAAGACGAAATGACAGTAGGTGTTGGTGCGGGTCAGATGAACCGCGTTGGCGCAGCAAAAATCGCGATTGAGCAAGCCGGTGAACGTGCAAAAGGTTCTGCTCTAGGGTCAGATGCGTTCTTCCCAATGGATGACACCGTAGAAGCGGCGGCACGCGCTGGTGTTACAGCGATCATCCAACCAGGGGGATCGATAAAAGATGAAGATTCGATCAAAAAAGCAGACGAGCACGGGATCACGATGGTGTTCACAGGCGTAAGACACTTTAAGCATTAA